From a region of the Alnus glutinosa chromosome 1, dhAlnGlut1.1, whole genome shotgun sequence genome:
- the LOC133858886 gene encoding uncharacterized protein LOC133858886: MEGIEHRTVNVNGINMHIAEKGEGPVILFLHGFPELWYSWRHQILALASLGYRAVAPDLRGYGDTDAPASPASYTSLHVVGDLVALLDAIAADQDKVFVVAHDWGAIIAWYLCLYRPDKVKALVNLSVAFTLRNPKRKPLESLRDFYGDDYYICRFQEPGEIEAEFAQIGTTRVLKEFLTYRNPGPLFLPKGKGFGHPPDALIDLPSWLSEEDINYYATKYEKTGFTGAVNYYRDLDLNWELNAPWTGTQVKVPVKFIVGDLDLTYNAPGAKEYIHKGGFKKYVPFLQEVVVMEGVAHFIHEERPDEINKHIYDFIQKF; the protein is encoded by the exons atggagggCATAGAGCACAGAACTGTGAACGTGAATGGCATAAACATGCATATTGCAGAGAAAGGCGAAGGCCCGGTGATTCTCTTCCTGCACGGTTTCCCGGAGCTCTGGTACTCGTGGCGGCACCAGATCTTAGCCCTGGCCTCTCTCGGCTACCGAGCCGTGGCTCCGGACCTCCGCGGCTACGGCGACACGGACGCGCCGGCTTCGCCCGCCAGCTATACGAGCCTCCACGTGGTTGGTGATCTCGTCGCGCTCCTCGACGCCATAGCCGCCGACCAGGACAAGGTCTTCGTGGTGGCTCACGACTGGGGTGCGATCATCGCCTGGTATCTCTGCCTGTACAGACCGGACAAGGTCAAGGCCTTGGTCAACCTCAGCGTGGCGTTTACCCTCAGGAACCCTAAACGGAAGCCCCTTGAGTCCCTGAGAGATTTTTATGGAGATGACTATTACATTTGCAGATTTCAG GAGCCTGGAGAGATAGAAGCTGAGTTTGCCCAAATTGGTACTACAAGAGTTCTAAAGGAATTTCTAACATACCGCAATCCAGGTCCACTTTTTTTACCTAAAGGTAAAGGCTTTGGACATCCACCGGATGCACTAATCGACCTGCCCTCTTGGTTGTCGGAGGAAGACATTAATTATTATGCCACCAAATATGAGAAGACAGGCTTCACTGGGGCTGTGAACTACTATCGAGATTTGGACCT AAATTGGGAACTCAACGCCCCATGGACTGGGACTCAAGTAAAAGTTCCGGTTAAGTTTATTGTGGGTGACCTTGACCTGACCTATAATGCTCCAGGCGCGAAGGAATACATACACAAGGGTGGGTTCAAGAAATATGTGCCATTTCTGCAGGAGGTCGTTGTGATGGAAGGAGTTGCACACTTTATCCACGAGGAACGCCCTGATGAGATCAACAAACACATTTATGACTTCATTCAGAAATTCTGA
- the LOC133880781 gene encoding probable acylpyruvase FAHD1, mitochondrial, whose product MATAFQHLLTAGTKIVAVGRNYAAHAKELGNAVPKEPVLFLKPTSSYLENGGTIRIPHPLESLDHEVELAVVIGKKAREVPEATAMDYVAGYALGLDMTAREIQASAKSAGLPWTVAKGQDTFTPISSVLPKAMVPDPDDLELWLKVDGEIRQKGSTKDMIFKIPFLISHISSIMTLLEGDVILTGTPPGVGPVKAGQKITAGITNLQDVYFNVEKRQKPGSS is encoded by the exons ATGGCAACGGCATTTCAGCATCTATTGACAGCGGGGACTAAGATCGTCGCTGTGGGCAGAAACTACGCCGCTCATGCCAAAGAACTAGGCAACGCCGTCCCCAAG GAGCCGGTGTTGTTTCTGAAACCGACGTCGTCTTACTTGGAAAATGGAGGCACGATCAGAATCCCACACCCGTTGGAGTCTCTGGACCATGAGGTGGAGCTCGCGGTGGTGATCGGAAAGAAAGCTCGCGAGGTTCCTGAGGCCACTGCCATGGACTATGTTGCGG GTTATGCTCTGGGACTGGATATGACTGCCAGGGAAATTCAAGCTTCTGCAAAA TCTGCAGGTCTTCCATGGACGGTAGCTAAAGGGCAGGACACCTTCACACCAATCAGTTCTGTT CTGCCCAAGGCAATGGTGCCAGACCCTGACGACTTAGAACTGTGGTTGAAG GTTGATGGTGAAATACGACAGAAAGGCTCAACCAAGGATATGATATTTAAGATCCCGTTTCTCATTAGCCACATAAGTTCTATCATGACACTTCTGGAAGGAGATGTCATACTGACAG GCACTCCACCAGGTGTCGGCCCTGTGAAAGCAGGTCAAAAGATAACTGCTGGCATTACCAACCTACAGGACGTCTACTTCAATGTTGAAAAACGGCAAAAGCCGGGAAGTTCTTAA